One region of Mesomycoplasma ovipneumoniae genomic DNA includes:
- a CDS encoding MGA_1079 family surface serine endopeptidase — protein MHFKLSLKGEEYSIIVGNPINYVNTTKGYNPFTNNDKFDKNKAFILWDRGAGVNVIYENYEQYEEHTRRTNLFDYKQISYTQDNAPIPFYTDPNVRKNVYFPNQNVPYELHNGYLQNNDYINYSTIKSNPQFENNFQRALAFSFGSATMIGKVNNDENDWKFYFITNNHVENVKNFDQLNNSTTGLPNTYRRYSYIVKPSLNFGNNVDAGFSYWGGLLKGPNSSSKPRDKEEDPNSGFLLSQIWSGSDQQSRDGKEHKGRNIDATIFVVDVKPLYDEALAQGKYEYANWLKSWLALENMKFNFNGMDYNINHQSLIYDFSIVGFPYGKQSAYVIHRPGLSNYNVMLRHQNGYVPTYFDAGNSGTGILSADNNYISLINSGTPRNSLQGWNYATRGFNYFGVNFNGEHPLDLKNTKSFAAQILRWHLLAPASANSPWFFNPFKTNTK, from the coding sequence TTGCACTTTAAATTAAGTTTGAAAGGTGAAGAATATAGCATTATTGTTGGTAATCCTATCAATTATGTAAATACCACTAAAGGTTACAATCCTTTTACAAATAATGATAAATTTGACAAAAATAAAGCTTTTATCTTGTGAGATAGAGGTGCTGGTGTAAATGTTATTTATGAGAATTATGAACAATATGAAGAGCATACCAGACGAACTAATTTATTTGATTATAAACAGATTTCTTACACTCAAGATAATGCACCAATTCCTTTTTATACCGATCCTAATGTTCGAAAAAATGTTTATTTTCCAAACCAAAACGTTCCCTATGAGTTACATAATGGTTATTTACAAAACAATGATTATATAAATTATTCCACTATCAAATCAAATCCTCAATTTGAAAATAATTTCCAACGTGCACTTGCTTTTAGTTTTGGTTCTGCAACGATGATTGGAAAAGTAAATAATGATGAAAATGACTGAAAATTCTACTTTATAACTAATAATCACGTAGAAAATGTCAAAAATTTTGACCAGCTAAATAACTCAACAACTGGCTTGCCAAACACTTATCGAAGATATAGTTACATTGTAAAACCTTCACTTAATTTTGGAAATAATGTTGATGCTGGATTTAGTTACTGAGGTGGCCTATTAAAAGGTCCAAATTCTTCATCAAAGCCTAGAGACAAAGAAGAAGACCCAAATTCTGGATTTCTACTTTCTCAAATTTGATCTGGATCAGATCAACAAAGTCGGGATGGAAAGGAACATAAAGGCCGCAATATTGATGCTACTATTTTTGTGGTCGATGTTAAGCCACTTTATGATGAAGCGCTTGCACAAGGAAAATATGAGTATGCCAACTGATTAAAATCATGACTAGCGCTTGAAAATATGAAATTTAATTTCAATGGTATGGATTATAATATAAACCACCAGTCATTAATTTATGACTTTTCAATTGTTGGTTTTCCTTATGGAAAACAATCTGCATATGTTATTCACCGACCAGGTCTAAGTAATTATAATGTAATGTTAAGACATCAAAATGGCTATGTGCCTACATATTTTGATGCCGGAAATTCAGGAACTGGAATTTTAAGCGCTGATAACAATTACATTTCATTAATTAACTCCGGAACACCTCGCAACAGTTTGCAAGGTTGAAATTATGCAACTCGCGGTTTTAACTATTTTGGTGTGAACTTCAATGGTGAACATCCATTGGATTTAAAAAATACTAAATCATTTGCTGCTCAAATTTTAAGATGGCATCTACTTGCACCCGCCAGTGCAAATTCACCATGATTTTTTAATCCATTTAAAACAAACACAAAATAA
- the xerA gene encoding site-specific tyrosine recombinase/integron integrase: MNDKYIKNILQKMQHCLNNKQMNELKNVLKQELILAQNNSDNNDDVSNEKIVELFIGSKTLEGCSDNTIKYYISTIDSMFKSINKQINEIETNDLRNYLSNYQYKNNSSKVTIDNIRRILSSFFSWLEDENYILKSPVRRIKKVKAPITLKETYSDEELEIMRDNVNNYRDLALIDILASTGMRVGELVKLNIEDVDFNERECIVVGKGNKERIVYFDARTKIHLKKYLDSRVDKNKSLFVSLKRPYDRISINGVESRLRKIGKDLNIKKVHPHKFRRTLATIAIDKGMPIEQVQRLLGHEKVDTTLKYAMVKQSNVKKAHQKYIG; the protein is encoded by the coding sequence ATGAATGATAAATATATTAAAAATATTTTGCAGAAAATGCAACACTGCTTAAATAACAAGCAAATGAATGAACTTAAAAACGTTCTAAAACAGGAATTAATATTAGCGCAAAATAACTCAGATAACAACGATGATGTATCTAATGAAAAAATAGTTGAATTATTTATAGGGTCAAAAACATTAGAAGGTTGTTCCGACAATACAATAAAATACTATATTTCTACTATTGATTCAATGTTTAAATCCATAAATAAACAAATTAATGAAATTGAGACAAATGATTTGAGAAATTATTTATCAAATTATCAATACAAAAATAATTCAAGTAAGGTAACAATAGATAATATAAGGAGAATATTATCAAGTTTCTTTTCCTGACTAGAGGATGAAAACTACATCCTAAAAAGTCCAGTTAGAAGAATTAAAAAAGTTAAAGCACCAATAACTCTTAAGGAAACATATTCAGATGAAGAACTTGAAATAATGAGAGATAATGTCAATAATTACCGAGATTTAGCGTTGATTGACATTCTAGCTTCCACAGGAATGAGGGTTGGGGAGTTAGTAAAGCTAAATATTGAAGATGTAGATTTTAATGAACGGGAGTGTATAGTAGTAGGAAAAGGAAATAAGGAACGAATTGTATATTTTGATGCTAGAACAAAAATTCATTTAAAAAAATATTTAGATTCAAGAGTGGATAAAAACAAATCTTTGTTTGTTTCATTAAAACGGCCATATGATAGAATTAGTATAAATGGAGTAGAATCAAGACTCAGAAAAATTGGTAAAGATCTTAATATTAAAAAAGTTCATCCTCACAAATTCAGACGAACATTGGCAACAATTGCGATAGATAAAGGAATGCCAATTGAACAAGTTCAAAGGCTATTGGGTCATGAAAAAGTGGATACAACATTAAAATATGCAATGGTAAAGCAAAGTAATGTGAAGAAAGCGCATCAAAAATATATAGGGTAG
- a CDS encoding restriction endonuclease subunit S has protein sequence MAEKHLFSRHLMIDQRNILKIRINKYLTEDGKNSVKGSIIPKNAICVSCIGTIGKVAITSSETVTNQQINSIIVNETKYHVDFIYYAMLELGKVLNLHSVSSTVVPIISKNTFSEYKITCPKLDEQKKIANVLSIIDKKIEINKQINDNLFV, from the coding sequence ATGGCGGAAAAACACCTTTTTTCACGCCATCTGATGATTGATCAACGAAATATATTAAAAATACGAATAAATAAATATTTAACGGAAGATGGTAAAAACTCAGTAAAAGGATCAATTATACCTAAAAATGCAATATGCGTAAGTTGTATAGGCACTATTGGTAAAGTTGCAATAACTTCCTCAGAAACAGTTACAAATCAACAAATAAACTCAATCATTGTCAATGAAACAAAATATCACGTAGATTTCATTTACTATGCGATGCTTGAATTGGGCAAAGTATTAAATTTACATAGCGTAAGTTCAACCGTTGTGCCAATTATTAGTAAAAATACTTTTTCTGAATACAAGATAACTTGCCCAAAATTGGACGAGCAGAAAAAAATTGCTAATGTTTTATCGATTATTGATAAAAAAATCGAAATAAATAAACAAATAAACGATAATTTATTTGTCTAG
- a CDS encoding restriction endonuclease subunit S, with translation MKKLMNYAIYSNEKLSIDGLDVFYVGVENILPNKKGIKPSSFVPKTGKYTKFDKNDILLGNIGPYLKKIWLADKSGLASPDVLVIKPLESRFGKYIYANLLNDSFFQYAMLGVKGSILPRCDKSHIMNYSIPDVKNKEKIGDFIYFINKKIELNNKINDNLEKQMNFIFKNMMSKAMNNKIKGEYVSVKNLTQVVTGKEDANFSDENGKYKFFTCSNEALKCNEYRFNSSSVLIAGNGDFNVKHYTGKFNAYQRTYVLTPQKDYYALLYLSSVERINALKLRSTGSIIKFITKNDIESIPVFIPWDKNILNILNQLLSLKDKKSNENEYLASLRDYLLPLLLNGQVAIED, from the coding sequence ATGAAAAAATTAATGAATTATGCAATTTATTCAAATGAAAAATTAAGTATTGATGGTCTTGATGTTTTTTATGTTGGTGTTGAAAACATTTTACCAAATAAAAAGGGTATTAAACCTTCCTCGTTTGTGCCAAAAACTGGGAAATATACTAAATTTGACAAAAATGATATTTTGCTAGGTAATATTGGGCCTTATTTAAAGAAGATTTGACTAGCAGATAAAAGTGGGTTAGCAAGTCCTGACGTTTTGGTTATAAAACCATTAGAATCTAGATTTGGAAAATATATTTATGCCAACCTTTTAAATGATAGTTTTTTTCAATATGCAATGCTTGGAGTAAAAGGTTCAATATTGCCTCGTTGTGATAAAAGTCATATTATGAACTATTCAATACCCGATGTTAAAAATAAGGAAAAGATAGGTGATTTTATATACTTCATTAATAAAAAAATTGAACTAAATAATAAAATAAACGATAATTTAGAGAAGCAAATGAACTTTATTTTTAAAAATATGATGTCTAAGGCAATGAATAATAAAATTAAGGGTGAATATGTTTCAGTTAAAAATCTTACCCAAGTTGTAACTGGTAAAGAAGACGCAAATTTTTCTGACGAAAACGGAAAATATAAATTTTTTACTTGTTCAAATGAAGCATTAAAATGTAATGAATATAGGTTTAATAGTTCGTCTGTTTTGATAGCCGGTAATGGTGATTTTAATGTTAAACATTATACAGGGAAATTTAATGCCTATCAAAGGACATATGTATTAACCCCTCAAAAAGATTACTATGCTTTATTGTATCTATCATCTGTAGAAAGAATTAATGCACTTAAATTAAGATCTACAGGATCAATCATAAAATTCATAACCAAAAATGATATAGAAAGTATCCCAGTATTTATCCCTTGAGACAAGAATATTTTAAATATATTAAATCAATTACTATCTTTGAAAGATAAAAAATCTAACGAAAATGAATATTTAGCATCTCTTCGTGATTATTTACTACCACTTCTTTTAAATGGTCAAGTCGCTATTGAAGACTAG
- a CDS encoding N-6 DNA methylase, which produces MNLKEKTISLIDELKATCSAYGIGNDGNEYKVITQVFLYKFINDKFGYEIKKISPELKVADKWDESYANMPEGKRKSLLNRLKADVPLLEPQHLISSLWNQQKKKNFAQIFDSTMEEIAAKNEAIFATETVNKTRIPIFEKLTVYVTDDIKRSDFASALVDKLVNFSFEEAFGEHYDFFADMFEYLLKDYNTNGGGKYAEYYTPQSIAKIMAKLLIGEQKEFNSIEIYDPSAGTGTLVMALSHSIGIDRCTIYTQDISQKSNKMLKFNLILNGLVSSLQNAIQGDTLTSPYHRSDDNKSLRQFDFVVSNPPFKLDFSETREKLSTMPERFWAGVPNVPRTKKDSMAIYTLFIQHVINSLKNETGKGAIVIPTGFITSKSGVESKILKRIVDEKIVYGCVSMPSNVFANTGTNVTVLFFDNARNHDKVILIDASKLGEDYKDGKNKKRRLTEKDIELIINTFNNKESIDDFSIAVSYDDIKEKNYSLSAGQYFDIKIDYVEITEEEFEAKMNKYQSELQKYFEEGDKLQKEIMGQLQNLKLSKNNIS; this is translated from the coding sequence ATGAACTTAAAAGAAAAGACAATTAGTTTAATTGATGAATTAAAAGCCACTTGTTCAGCATATGGAATTGGAAATGATGGTAACGAATATAAGGTAATTACGCAGGTTTTTCTTTATAAATTCATAAATGATAAGTTTGGATATGAAATTAAAAAAATTAGTCCTGAATTAAAAGTCGCAGACAAATGAGATGAATCTTATGCTAATATGCCCGAAGGAAAAAGAAAATCATTACTTAATAGACTTAAAGCAGATGTCCCGCTTCTTGAGCCCCAGCATTTAATTTCTAGCCTTTGAAATCAGCAAAAAAAGAAAAATTTTGCACAAATTTTCGATTCAACAATGGAAGAAATAGCTGCTAAAAATGAAGCAATTTTCGCAACAGAAACTGTTAATAAGACAAGAATCCCTATTTTTGAAAAACTTACAGTTTATGTTACTGACGATATCAAAAGGTCAGATTTTGCCAGCGCATTAGTTGACAAATTGGTTAATTTTTCTTTTGAAGAAGCTTTTGGTGAACACTATGATTTTTTTGCAGATATGTTTGAATATCTTCTAAAGGACTACAACACAAATGGAGGTGGAAAATACGCAGAGTATTACACCCCTCAATCAATTGCAAAAATAATGGCAAAATTACTTATTGGTGAACAAAAAGAGTTTAATAGCATTGAAATTTATGACCCTTCTGCTGGGACAGGAACACTTGTAATGGCATTATCACACAGCATAGGTATTGATAGATGCACTATTTACACTCAAGATATTTCACAAAAAAGTAATAAGATGCTTAAGTTTAATTTGATCTTGAATGGATTAGTTTCTTCATTACAAAATGCTATTCAAGGAGATACCTTGACCTCTCCATATCACAGAAGTGATGACAACAAATCATTAAGACAATTTGATTTTGTTGTTTCTAACCCGCCTTTTAAATTAGATTTTTCAGAAACTAGAGAAAAATTATCTACTATGCCTGAGCGTTTTTGAGCTGGCGTACCTAATGTTCCGCGAACAAAAAAAGATAGTATGGCAATTTATACTTTATTTATTCAACATGTTATTAATTCATTAAAGAATGAAACAGGTAAAGGGGCAATTGTTATTCCAACCGGTTTTATCACATCTAAATCGGGTGTTGAAAGTAAAATTTTAAAAAGAATTGTTGATGAGAAAATAGTTTATGGTTGTGTAAGTATGCCATCTAATGTGTTTGCAAATACTGGCACTAATGTTACAGTACTATTCTTTGATAATGCTAGAAACCACGATAAAGTAATTTTGATTGATGCTTCAAAACTAGGCGAAGATTATAAAGATGGAAAAAACAAAAAAAGAAGATTAACTGAAAAAGATATTGAGTTAATAATAAACACATTTAACAATAAAGAATCAATTGACGACTTTTCAATAGCGGTTTCATATGATGATATAAAAGAAAAAAACTACTCACTGTCAGCCGGTCAGTATTTTGATATTAAAATCGATTATGTTGAAATAACCGAAGAAGAATTTGAAGCTAAAATGAATAAATATCAAAGTGAACTTCAAAAATATTTTGAAGAGGGAGATAAGCTTCAAAAAGAAATAATGGGACAACTGCAAAATTTAAAATTATCTAAAAATAATATTTCATAA
- a CDS encoding type I restriction endonuclease, which yields MAEFNEKTRVQIPALVHLLRLGYKYLGRNSDSKKSFEYDATTNIAVDIFKEKFFQLNPTFNGDFNEVLREIKHDLNNDDLGMSFYNRLISYNQKLIDFDNIKNNSFHFTGEFSYRNEGDELRPDITLFINGLPLVFIEVKTPNNPGGVVAEAERMNTKRLPNTKFRRYINISQLMIFSNNMEYDNVDGIAPVEGAFYSTAAKEKAFFNCFREDSDKFINDYPYETIDKDKEKQIIGDFNAHTLLETPEYKINLDFNTPTNRIITSLCSPERLLFIIKYGIAYLNYKKEVDGNIQEFNLKHIMRYQQLLATLAVGDTLNQGKKSGIIWHTQGSGKTALSYYLIKYLTDYFSAQNKVAKFYFIVDRLDLLEQAKQEFEYRGLSVKTHRNKEELMAQFQTTNATEGIDGKMEITVVNIQRFDEFDEKDKIKIAYYPVNLQRIFIIDEAHRSYKKGGRFLANLFNADSESIKIALTGTPLLKKDKESWSIFGNYIHTYYYDKSIKDGYTLKIIREDVETSCKFKLEKIYDSLHLQELAQKKDVKISNIIEHDSYVEELTKFIIKDFKQFQISRGSNSLGGMVICETSNQARKIYKFFNKIQSNADDNEFGKTNLKAALILHDIDDKATRMNYINDFKKGKNIDILIVFNMLLTGFDSPRLKKLYFGRKLTDHTLLQALTRVNRPYEQNAYGYIIDFADIKKNFDDTNKAYLQELQKISEPSEVESHNLLNSIIEDKDKLIENVKNASNKLFKYTINNLEIFDSEISEIDDKKLLIDLRNVLISARDSFNLVRTWGDEVLKEKFNVIKIENLPILISLLTKRIDIVNKKLALKDNESFQSSINEIMSNIEFTFKKTSVKDELKIVSTDILNEKWVQLSREIKANIDKKDPEYSSLISIMREKFAKRGFNIDNMDEFDEYSTFLDETLSNIKKINKDNNKLLAKYDNDQKFVRIHKRILEWNKKHADEKYELILSDKEIMNVLKMIKDNIDNEIYKKNSILNHQGFFKKTISSIIHNIFEEEEIEDIEDIEFIINNIEEEYTSQIKQ from the coding sequence ATGGCTGAATTTAATGAAAAAACAAGAGTTCAAATACCTGCATTAGTGCATTTGTTAAGACTTGGATATAAATATCTTGGAAGAAATTCTGATAGTAAAAAATCATTTGAATATGATGCTACTACTAATATTGCTGTCGACATTTTTAAAGAAAAATTTTTTCAATTAAATCCGACTTTTAATGGTGATTTTAACGAGGTCTTACGTGAAATAAAACACGACCTAAACAATGATGATTTAGGAATGAGTTTTTATAACCGTTTAATCTCATATAACCAAAAATTAATAGATTTTGATAATATCAAAAACAACTCTTTTCATTTCACTGGAGAATTTTCTTACCGTAACGAAGGCGATGAACTAAGACCTGATATAACCTTATTTATTAATGGTTTACCCTTAGTTTTTATCGAGGTTAAAACACCTAATAATCCTGGAGGTGTCGTTGCTGAAGCCGAAAGGATGAATACCAAAAGATTACCAAATACCAAATTTAGAAGATATATAAACATTAGCCAATTAATGATTTTTTCAAATAATATGGAATACGATAATGTTGATGGTATTGCACCAGTTGAGGGTGCGTTTTACAGCACTGCAGCAAAGGAAAAAGCGTTTTTCAATTGTTTTAGAGAAGATTCAGATAAGTTTATCAACGACTATCCTTATGAAACTATAGATAAAGATAAAGAAAAACAAATCATTGGCGATTTTAATGCACATACATTACTTGAGACTCCAGAATACAAAATAAATTTAGATTTTAATACCCCCACAAATAGAATTATCACATCTTTATGTTCTCCAGAAAGATTGCTTTTCATCATTAAATACGGTATTGCCTATTTAAACTATAAAAAAGAAGTAGATGGTAATATCCAGGAATTCAACCTAAAACACATAATGCGATATCAACAATTGCTAGCTACATTAGCGGTTGGCGATACCCTTAATCAAGGTAAAAAGTCAGGAATTATTTGACACACTCAAGGGAGCGGAAAAACTGCATTGTCATATTATTTAATAAAATATTTGACTGACTATTTTTCTGCCCAAAACAAAGTTGCTAAATTTTACTTTATTGTCGACAGATTGGATTTACTAGAACAAGCTAAACAAGAATTCGAATATCGTGGTTTGTCAGTTAAAACGCATCGCAATAAAGAAGAATTAATGGCACAATTCCAAACAACAAATGCTACCGAAGGCATTGATGGAAAAATGGAAATAACCGTAGTTAATATCCAACGATTTGATGAATTTGATGAAAAAGATAAGATCAAAATCGCTTATTACCCAGTAAATTTACAAAGAATTTTTATAATAGATGAAGCGCACAGAAGTTATAAAAAGGGCGGTAGATTTTTAGCAAATTTATTTAATGCTGATAGTGAGTCAATAAAAATTGCGCTAACTGGCACACCGCTTTTAAAAAAAGATAAAGAATCATGGTCTATATTTGGCAATTATATTCATACATATTATTATGATAAATCTATAAAAGATGGCTATACACTAAAAATTATCAGAGAAGACGTTGAAACTTCATGTAAATTTAAACTAGAAAAAATATATGACAGTCTACATCTACAAGAATTGGCGCAAAAAAAAGATGTAAAAATATCTAATATTATTGAGCATGATTCATATGTTGAAGAACTTACAAAATTCATAATCAAAGATTTTAAACAATTTCAAATTTCTCGCGGGAGCAATTCATTAGGAGGTATGGTTATTTGTGAAACAAGCAACCAAGCGAGAAAAATATATAAATTTTTCAACAAGATCCAAAGCAATGCAGACGATAATGAGTTTGGAAAAACCAATTTAAAAGCTGCTCTAATTTTACATGACATTGATGATAAGGCCACCAGAATGAACTATATCAATGACTTTAAAAAAGGGAAAAATATTGATATTTTAATTGTTTTTAACATGCTTTTAACTGGTTTTGATTCACCTAGACTAAAAAAATTATATTTTGGTCGAAAATTAACAGACCATACATTGCTACAAGCTCTAACTCGCGTTAATAGACCATATGAACAAAATGCATACGGTTATATTATTGATTTTGCTGATATTAAGAAAAATTTTGATGATACAAACAAGGCATATCTTCAAGAATTACAAAAAATAAGTGAACCAAGTGAAGTAGAATCACATAATTTGTTAAATAGTATTATTGAAGATAAAGACAAATTAATTGAAAATGTAAAAAATGCATCGAACAAATTATTTAAATACACAATTAACAACTTGGAAATTTTTGATTCAGAAATATCTGAAATTGACGATAAAAAACTTTTAATCGACTTAAGAAATGTATTAATTAGTGCAAGAGATTCATTTAATTTGGTTAGAACTTGAGGCGATGAAGTTTTGAAGGAAAAATTTAATGTAATCAAAATTGAAAATCTACCAATTTTGATTAGTCTACTTACAAAGAGAATAGATATAGTAAACAAAAAACTTGCATTAAAAGATAATGAATCATTTCAATCATCTATAAACGAAATTATGAGTAATATTGAATTCACATTTAAAAAAACTTCAGTTAAAGATGAATTAAAAATTGTTTCTACAGATATATTAAATGAAAAATGGGTTCAACTATCAAGAGAAATTAAAGCAAATATTGATAAAAAAGATCCAGAGTACTCATCTTTAATCTCAATAATGAGAGAGAAATTTGCTAAAAGAGGTTTCAATATTGATAATATGGATGAATTCGATGAATATTCCACATTTCTGGATGAAACATTATCTAATATAAAAAAAATTAATAAAGATAATAACAAGTTACTAGCCAAGTATGACAATGACCAAAAATTTGTTCGTATACATAAACGGATTTTGGAGTGAAACAAAAAACATGCTGATGAAAAATACGAATTAATTCTTTCAGACAAGGAAATAATGAATGTGTTAAAAATGATAAAAGACAATATAGATAATGAAATTTATAAAAAGAATTCTATTTTAAATCATCAAGGTTTCTTTAAAAAAACAATTAGTAGCATAATACATAACATTTTTGAAGAAGAAGAAATTGAAGATATTGAAGATATTGAATTCATTATTAATAATATTGAAGAGGAATACACTAGTCAAATCAAACAATAA